Proteins encoded by one window of Myxococcus guangdongensis:
- a CDS encoding UDP-N-acetylmuramoyl-L-alanyl-D-glutamate--2,6-diaminopimelate ligase gives MKLTDVLAGCGAEQTSGGRSAVDVTGVTQDSRHVKPGDLFVAIPGTKEDGAQFIGEAVSRGAVAVVSEKPVPSSQVPFFKVGSARKALALIAANFHGRPADKLTLLAVTGTNGKTTTSFLLEAMSAAAYVSTGVIGTLGYKFGGKTVPTANTTPDPLELHRIFKEMVDAGVETVVMEVSSHALAQERVHGLTFKAAGFSNLSRDHLDYHKDMEDYFQSKRKLFAENLSASGVAVVNGDDTYASRIYNEQRGQKKMAWKFSRQGSGEISASDVTFSLDGIKGTLKTPSGDIALKSKLLGPHNLENILLAVGIGIGAGFSRSDVKVGIERMTPVEGRMERVENYGPGGAPTVLVDYAHTDDALKRALEAARSLAKGRVLTVFGCGGDRDKGKRPLMGQVAAEAADVAVVTSDNPRTENPDDIIGQVTPGLEKSGMRRISAAKAKSGEKGYLVEADRRAAIEQAISLATGDDVVLIAGKGHETYQQVGQEKHNFDDRQVAAKALANRTPG, from the coding sequence ATGAAGCTGACGGATGTCCTCGCAGGGTGTGGTGCCGAGCAGACCTCGGGTGGTCGTTCCGCGGTCGACGTCACCGGTGTGACCCAGGACTCGCGGCATGTGAAGCCTGGCGACTTGTTCGTCGCCATTCCCGGCACCAAGGAGGATGGTGCCCAGTTCATCGGGGAGGCCGTGTCACGCGGAGCCGTGGCGGTGGTCTCCGAGAAGCCGGTGCCCTCCTCGCAGGTGCCCTTCTTCAAGGTGGGCAGCGCGCGCAAGGCGCTGGCCCTCATCGCGGCGAACTTCCATGGCCGTCCGGCCGACAAGCTGACGTTGCTCGCGGTCACCGGCACCAACGGGAAGACGACGACGTCGTTCCTGCTGGAGGCGATGAGCGCGGCGGCCTACGTGTCCACGGGGGTCATCGGCACGCTGGGCTACAAGTTCGGCGGCAAGACGGTGCCGACGGCGAACACGACGCCGGACCCGCTGGAGCTGCACCGCATCTTCAAGGAGATGGTGGACGCGGGGGTGGAGACGGTGGTGATGGAGGTGTCCAGCCACGCGCTCGCGCAGGAGCGGGTGCACGGGCTGACCTTCAAGGCCGCGGGCTTCAGCAACCTGAGCCGCGACCACCTCGACTACCACAAGGACATGGAGGACTACTTCCAGTCCAAGCGGAAGCTCTTCGCGGAGAACCTGTCCGCCTCGGGCGTCGCGGTGGTGAACGGGGATGACACCTACGCCAGCCGCATCTACAACGAGCAGCGCGGCCAGAAGAAGATGGCGTGGAAGTTCAGCCGTCAGGGCAGCGGGGAGATCTCCGCCTCGGACGTGACCTTCTCGCTGGATGGCATCAAGGGCACGCTGAAGACGCCCTCGGGTGACATCGCGCTGAAGAGCAAGCTCCTGGGGCCCCACAACCTGGAGAACATCCTCCTGGCGGTGGGCATCGGCATCGGCGCGGGCTTCTCACGCAGCGACGTGAAGGTCGGCATCGAGCGGATGACGCCGGTGGAAGGCCGCATGGAGCGCGTGGAGAACTACGGCCCGGGCGGAGCGCCGACGGTGCTGGTGGACTACGCGCACACGGACGACGCGCTCAAGCGCGCGCTCGAGGCGGCCCGCTCGCTGGCCAAGGGCCGTGTCCTCACGGTCTTCGGCTGCGGTGGAGACCGCGACAAGGGCAAGCGCCCGCTGATGGGGCAGGTGGCCGCGGAGGCCGCCGACGTCGCCGTCGTCACCAGCGACAACCCGCGCACGGAGAACCCGGACGACATCATCGGCCAGGTGACCCCGGGCCTGGAGAAGTCGGGCATGCGCCGCATCTCCGCCGCCAAGGCGAAGTCCGGTGAGAAGGGCTACCTGGTGGAGGCGGACCGCCGCGCCGCCATCGAGCAGGCCATCAGCCTGGCCACCGGGGACGACGTGGTGCTCATCGCCGGCAAGGGCCACGAGACCTACCAGCAGGTGGGCCAGGAGAAGCACAACTTCGATGACCGCCAGGTGGCCGCCAAGGCCCTGGCGAACCGCACGCCCGGCTGA
- a CDS encoding penicillin-binding transpeptidase domain-containing protein: MRDFKATRAPEPNAKGLKLRVQLLFGLFLLLLGVAFGRAVQLQVFEQEKLRGMAQDQYVRQIEIPARRGDIFDRRGTPLAQSVEVDSVWVDPSMLPDVRQASKQLAKALKVDADELGARLARSKRFAWVKRQAKPQEVAAVKALGLPGLGFTKEPKRFYPQRELGAHVMGLVGMDGKGLEGLEKAFEDELSGQNSRMSGFRDAKGRKLLVQGATDPLERQGAAVTLTLDRHLQYVAEKALAKAVEEAKAIAGMVVALDPKTGELLAVANHPRFNPNTPESSSRTGMRNRAALDTFEPGSTTKPFVVAAALEEKAITPESVFFCENGAWRVGRHTINDTHSYGWLAPQGILQVSSNICMAKIAQVLGREKMVAGYHAFGFAERTGLSLPGEGRGVIPFPKAEVSLATQSFGQGMTATAVQIAAGYGALANDGVMMRPYLVSKVVDPDGVVLLENRPTEVRRVVSSKVARQVVGMLESVVVKGGTAPRAAMDEYRVAGKTGTAQKADPVARGYSDKRIASFVGMVPAEDPRIVILVVVDEPKTDVYGGLVAAPAFKEIATAAMAHLAVPPSRTAAPGTAVAAASPAPVAAKPVARAAVEPARPALEEAVSESPEPGTVRVPDVQGAGGREAVVKLLAAALEPQVLGSGRVVSQTPAAGSLVEKGARVTLEMATRQ, from the coding sequence GTGAGGGACTTCAAGGCGACCCGGGCTCCTGAGCCCAACGCGAAGGGGCTGAAGCTGCGGGTGCAGCTCTTGTTCGGCCTCTTCCTGCTCCTCCTGGGGGTCGCCTTCGGTCGCGCCGTGCAGCTGCAGGTCTTCGAGCAGGAGAAGCTGCGCGGGATGGCGCAGGACCAGTACGTCCGCCAGATTGAAATCCCCGCCCGGCGCGGCGACATCTTCGACCGGCGCGGCACGCCGCTCGCCCAGAGCGTGGAGGTGGACTCCGTCTGGGTGGACCCCTCGATGCTGCCCGACGTGCGTCAGGCCTCGAAGCAGCTGGCCAAGGCCCTGAAGGTGGACGCGGACGAGCTGGGCGCGCGCCTGGCCCGCTCCAAGCGCTTCGCCTGGGTCAAACGCCAGGCCAAGCCCCAGGAGGTCGCCGCGGTGAAGGCGCTGGGCCTGCCCGGCCTGGGCTTCACCAAGGAGCCCAAGCGCTTCTATCCCCAGCGCGAGCTGGGCGCGCACGTGATGGGCCTGGTCGGCATGGACGGCAAGGGCCTGGAGGGCCTGGAGAAGGCCTTCGAGGACGAGCTGTCCGGCCAGAACTCGCGCATGTCCGGCTTCCGTGACGCCAAGGGCCGCAAGCTGCTGGTGCAGGGCGCCACCGACCCCCTGGAGCGCCAGGGCGCCGCCGTCACGCTGACCCTGGACCGGCATCTGCAGTACGTGGCCGAGAAGGCCCTGGCCAAGGCCGTGGAGGAGGCCAAGGCCATCGCCGGCATGGTGGTGGCGCTGGACCCCAAGACAGGGGAGCTGCTCGCGGTGGCCAACCACCCGCGCTTCAACCCCAACACCCCCGAGTCCAGCTCCCGCACCGGCATGCGCAACCGCGCCGCGCTGGACACCTTCGAGCCCGGCTCCACCACCAAGCCCTTCGTGGTGGCCGCCGCGCTCGAGGAGAAGGCGATTACCCCCGAGAGCGTCTTCTTCTGCGAGAACGGCGCCTGGCGCGTGGGGCGCCACACCATCAACGACACCCACTCCTACGGGTGGCTGGCGCCGCAGGGCATCCTCCAGGTGTCCTCCAACATCTGCATGGCCAAGATCGCCCAGGTGCTGGGCCGCGAGAAGATGGTCGCCGGCTACCACGCCTTCGGCTTCGCCGAGCGCACGGGGCTGTCGCTGCCCGGCGAGGGGCGGGGTGTCATCCCCTTCCCGAAGGCCGAAGTGTCCCTGGCCACCCAGTCCTTTGGACAGGGCATGACGGCCACCGCGGTGCAGATCGCCGCCGGCTATGGTGCGCTGGCCAACGATGGCGTGATGATGCGCCCCTATTTGGTGTCGAAGGTGGTGGACCCGGATGGGGTGGTTCTGCTGGAGAACCGTCCCACGGAGGTCCGCCGGGTCGTGTCCAGCAAGGTCGCCCGGCAGGTGGTGGGCATGCTCGAAAGCGTGGTCGTCAAGGGAGGTACCGCGCCCCGGGCGGCCATGGACGAATACCGGGTGGCGGGCAAGACGGGCACCGCCCAGAAGGCGGACCCCGTGGCCCGGGGCTACTCGGACAAGCGTATCGCCTCCTTCGTCGGCATGGTGCCGGCCGAGGATCCTCGCATCGTCATCCTCGTGGTGGTGGACGAACCCAAGACAGACGTGTACGGGGGGCTCGTGGCTGCCCCTGCTTTCAAGGAAATTGCGACCGCCGCCATGGCCCACCTGGCCGTGCCTCCGTCTCGGACGGCGGCACCCGGGACGGCCGTGGCCGCCGCGTCCCCCGCGCCTGTCGCGGCGAAGCCGGTGGCCCGTGCGGCCGTCGAGCCCGCCCGCCCGGCGTTGGAGGAAGCGGTCTCGGAGAGCCCTGAGCCCGGCACGGTGCGTGTGCCGGACGTCCAGGGTGCCGGGGGTCGTGAGGCCGTGGTGAAGCTGCTCGCCGCGGCGTTGGAGCCACAGGTACTGGGAAGTGGTCGTGTGGTGTCTCAAACCCCCGCCGCCGGCTCGCTGGTGGAGAAGGGGGCCCGGGTGACGCTGGAGATGGCGACGCGGCAATGA
- the ftsL gene encoding cell division protein FtsL produces the protein MSKASSQRGSVSVTGVLLHLLPAVLLFTLFAAVGILHVTSRVMVVDMGYRLSREEAESRSLTRENDRLKLELATLKAPGRLERVAREQLGMSMPAGSAVVSLSAEKPSRASASAQAPQENKPAVRVAGRGGAGR, from the coding sequence ATGAGCAAGGCGTCGTCCCAGCGTGGCTCCGTGTCGGTGACGGGCGTGCTGCTGCACCTGCTGCCCGCGGTCCTCCTGTTCACCCTGTTCGCGGCGGTGGGCATCCTCCACGTCACCAGTCGGGTGATGGTGGTGGACATGGGCTACCGGCTGTCGCGCGAGGAGGCGGAGAGCCGCTCCCTGACGCGGGAGAATGACCGGCTCAAGCTGGAGCTGGCCACGCTCAAGGCCCCGGGCCGGCTGGAGCGCGTGGCCCGTGAGCAGCTGGGCATGAGCATGCCCGCCGGCAGCGCGGTGGTGTCCCTGTCCGCGGAGAAGCCCTCTCGCGCCAGCGCCTCCGCCCAGGCGCCTCAGGAAAACAAGCCCGCCGTGCGCGTGGCTGGCCGTGGAGGCGCGGGCCGGTGA
- the rsmH gene encoding 16S rRNA (cytosine(1402)-N(4))-methyltransferase RsmH, with translation MGALEFQHHTVLLREAVELLRPGAGKVIIDGTLGGGGHTEALLAQGASVVGVDRDPVALAAATSRLGPNPRFQGRAGNFADLPRVTRDLLPVDGVLVDLGVSSPQLDVAERGFSFNKDGPLDMRMGPDGPTAAELIATLDERELKHILEEYGEEPFARPIARELKRALPTRTLEAAEVVKRAVPRKAWPNRIHVATRTFQALRMAVNQELEALDALLSALPGLLKVGGRAAVISFHSLEDRKVKEAFRALEGRCTCPPGLPICVCQSLGNFSVVTKKAVSASEDEVEVNPRSRSAHLRVVEKVR, from the coding sequence GTGGGGGCCTTGGAATTCCAGCACCACACCGTCCTGCTGCGTGAAGCGGTGGAGCTGCTGCGACCGGGAGCGGGCAAGGTGATCATCGACGGCACGCTGGGGGGTGGTGGCCACACGGAGGCGCTCCTGGCCCAGGGCGCGTCCGTGGTCGGCGTGGACCGCGACCCGGTGGCGCTGGCGGCGGCCACCTCCCGGCTGGGCCCCAACCCCCGCTTCCAGGGCCGCGCCGGCAACTTCGCCGACCTGCCCCGCGTCACCCGTGACCTGCTGCCGGTGGACGGCGTGCTCGTGGACCTGGGTGTGTCCTCGCCCCAGCTGGACGTGGCCGAGCGCGGCTTCTCCTTCAACAAGGACGGCCCGCTGGACATGCGCATGGGCCCGGACGGCCCCACGGCCGCGGAGCTCATCGCCACGCTGGACGAGCGCGAGCTCAAGCACATCCTCGAGGAGTACGGCGAGGAGCCCTTCGCCCGGCCCATCGCCCGCGAGCTCAAGCGCGCGCTGCCCACGCGCACGCTGGAGGCCGCGGAGGTGGTCAAGCGCGCGGTGCCGCGCAAGGCGTGGCCCAACCGCATCCACGTGGCCACCCGGACGTTCCAGGCGCTGCGCATGGCCGTCAACCAGGAACTGGAGGCGCTGGACGCGCTGTTGTCCGCGCTGCCGGGCCTGCTCAAGGTGGGCGGGCGCGCCGCCGTCATCTCCTTCCACTCGCTGGAGGACCGGAAGGTGAAGGAGGCCTTCCGCGCGCTGGAGGGCCGCTGCACCTGCCCCCCGGGCCTGCCCATCTGCGTCTGTCAGAGCCTGGGCAACTTCAGCGTGGTGACGAAGAAGGCCGTGTCCGCCTCGGAGGATGAGGTGGAGGTCAACCCCCGCTCTCGGAGCGCGCACCTGCGCGTGGTGGAGAAAGTGCGATGA
- a CDS encoding STAS domain-containing protein, protein MNQVLEVRRGAASALAGAGRVETLMLEGELSEQDLLTLCDELTQRMHRGLRQVVLDLSEVGHLNYKGVKPLMARAEAFRRTGGDLKLSGLSPYLAAIFRAAGAHDAFEIYPHMNDARAAFGLARAPFV, encoded by the coding sequence ATGAATCAGGTTCTGGAGGTGCGGCGAGGAGCGGCGAGCGCGCTGGCGGGTGCCGGGCGCGTGGAGACGCTCATGCTGGAGGGCGAGCTGAGCGAGCAGGACCTGCTGACCCTGTGCGACGAGCTCACCCAGCGCATGCACCGGGGCCTGCGTCAGGTGGTGCTGGACCTCTCCGAGGTCGGCCACCTCAACTACAAGGGCGTCAAGCCGCTGATGGCCCGCGCCGAGGCCTTCCGCCGCACCGGCGGGGACTTGAAGCTGTCCGGGCTGTCGCCGTACCTGGCGGCCATCTTCCGGGCCGCCGGCGCGCACGACGCCTTCGAAATCTACCCGCACATGAACGACGCTCGCGCCGCCTTCGGCCTCGCGCGGGCTCCCTTCGTCTGA
- the mraZ gene encoding division/cell wall cluster transcriptional repressor MraZ yields the protein MFRGVFEHQIDAKGRTSLPAKLRETLVGAYDERLIVTTALDRCLHAYPVREWEALENSLARRNPMEPGVKTLMRLYVASAQECPLDRLGRLLIPPSLRTYAGLEKDVVWAGMVKVIELWSREGWAKAQEEARQEAASADVMKVLSELRQP from the coding sequence GTGTTCCGAGGCGTCTTTGAGCACCAGATCGACGCGAAGGGGCGGACCAGCCTCCCGGCGAAGCTCCGGGAGACCCTGGTGGGGGCCTACGACGAGCGGCTCATCGTCACGACGGCGTTGGACCGGTGCCTGCACGCCTACCCGGTGCGGGAGTGGGAGGCGCTGGAGAACTCCCTCGCGCGGCGAAATCCCATGGAGCCCGGGGTGAAGACGCTGATGCGCCTGTACGTGGCCAGCGCCCAGGAGTGCCCGCTGGACCGGCTGGGACGGCTGCTCATCCCACCGTCGCTCCGGACGTATGCGGGGTTGGAGAAGGACGTGGTGTGGGCGGGGATGGTGAAGGTCATCGAGCTTTGGAGCCGCGAGGGTTGGGCGAAGGCCCAGGAAGAGGCCCGCCAGGAAGCGGCCTCCGCGGACGTGATGAAGGTGCTCTCCGAGCTGCGGCAGCCGTAG
- a CDS encoding PilZ domain-containing protein, producing MNTNVRLKVAYKSPQSLVGEYTRSVGQGGATLHTRRSLPLGTRFTFELHAGGALRPVEVLGEVVQVEPRPERDYLLTVRYGATEDRSALDAVLQRIFSLQETEGLRRFPRLPLHLRAVEATPLSPAFLVRDISRGGVGLDVMAPALPRHVRVGTPFLLEMDLTGGALLLHGEVVWTASTPRKNATEATPGFGATFGRLRAPMQERLDALLALSSLPPAPWKARVSFGMDAVTRMP from the coding sequence GTGAACACGAACGTGCGACTGAAGGTGGCCTACAAGAGCCCGCAGTCCCTGGTGGGGGAGTACACGCGCAGCGTGGGTCAAGGCGGCGCCACCCTCCACACGCGGCGCAGCCTGCCGCTGGGCACCCGTTTCACCTTCGAGCTGCATGCGGGAGGCGCGCTGCGGCCCGTGGAGGTGCTGGGCGAGGTGGTGCAGGTGGAGCCGCGCCCGGAGCGCGACTACCTGCTCACGGTGCGCTACGGCGCCACGGAGGACCGCTCCGCGCTGGACGCGGTGCTGCAGCGCATCTTCTCCCTCCAGGAGACGGAGGGGCTGCGCCGCTTCCCCCGACTGCCGCTGCACCTGCGCGCGGTGGAGGCGACGCCCTTGTCACCCGCCTTCCTGGTGCGGGACATCTCGCGCGGCGGCGTGGGGCTGGACGTCATGGCCCCCGCCCTGCCCCGCCACGTGCGCGTGGGCACGCCGTTCCTGTTGGAGATGGACCTGACGGGCGGCGCGCTGCTGCTGCACGGCGAGGTGGTGTGGACCGCGTCCACGCCGCGCAAGAACGCCACCGAGGCGACGCCGGGCTTCGGCGCCACGTTCGGCCGGCTGCGCGCGCCCATGCAGGAGCGGCTGGACGCGCTGCTCGCCTTGAGCTCGTTGCCCCCCGCGCCGTGGAAGGCGCGGGTGAGCTTCGGCATGGACGCGGTGACGCGGATGCCGTGA
- a CDS encoding acyl-CoA dehydrogenase family protein: MAAVNEPAASKEISTGGAFLFQEVGATRVLTPETFTEEQRLFFRTALQFSREQVVPQSERIEHKDNALLRELLRQAGELGLLSTDIPEAYGGTGLDKTTSLLLAEAMGLNGSWSVTFGAHVGIGTLPIVWFGNAAQKAKYLPKLATGEWVAAYALTEQGSGSDALGAKTKAVRSPDGKHWILNGSKLYITNAAFADVFVVFAKVDGDKFTGFIVEKDTPGFSVGPEEHKMGIRGSSTCPLYFEDAKVPAENLLGEVGRGHKIAFNILNYGRLKLGAGVLGSMKLNLANALRFTQERKQFGTAIADFPLSREKLARMAMLVYAVESMTYRTAGLVDARLSARDKSAPDYEAHLLAAVEEYAIESSIMKVYGSEALGHLLDDAVQLHGGAGFIEEYPIERAYRDARVNRIFEGTNEINRMLITGMILKRAVKGDLPLFSMAKNIADELTRGERPRARTEDALAAEEVAAESTKRLALHALRIAAEKFGPELEKHQEVLAALSDVMMDAFALDSLVTRTRQVAAGGKVDPVRLALVRLFAFDSAPRVYERTRRALCATLEGDALDKELTRLRTLDVFTPYNPAHLRETVVTAVEAAGGYPYTE, from the coding sequence ATGGCCGCAGTGAATGAGCCCGCCGCGTCGAAGGAAATCTCCACCGGAGGTGCCTTCCTGTTCCAGGAGGTCGGCGCCACCCGCGTCCTCACGCCGGAGACCTTCACGGAGGAGCAACGGCTCTTCTTCCGCACCGCGCTCCAGTTCAGCCGCGAGCAGGTGGTGCCCCAGTCCGAGCGCATCGAGCACAAGGACAACGCGCTGTTGCGCGAGCTGCTACGTCAGGCGGGCGAGCTGGGCCTGCTGAGCACGGACATCCCGGAGGCCTACGGCGGCACGGGCCTGGACAAGACGACCTCGCTGCTGCTCGCGGAGGCGATGGGCCTCAACGGCTCCTGGTCCGTGACGTTCGGCGCGCACGTGGGCATCGGCACTCTGCCCATCGTCTGGTTCGGCAACGCGGCCCAGAAGGCGAAGTACCTGCCGAAGCTCGCCACGGGCGAGTGGGTGGCGGCGTACGCGCTCACCGAGCAGGGCAGTGGCAGCGACGCGCTGGGCGCGAAGACGAAGGCGGTGCGCTCGCCGGACGGCAAGCACTGGATCCTCAACGGCTCCAAGCTCTACATCACCAACGCGGCCTTCGCGGACGTGTTCGTCGTCTTCGCCAAGGTGGACGGTGACAAGTTCACCGGCTTCATCGTGGAGAAGGACACGCCGGGCTTCAGCGTGGGCCCCGAGGAGCACAAGATGGGCATCCGTGGCTCGTCCACGTGCCCGCTCTACTTCGAGGACGCGAAGGTGCCCGCGGAGAACCTGCTGGGCGAGGTGGGGCGAGGCCACAAGATCGCCTTCAACATCCTCAACTACGGCCGGCTGAAGCTGGGCGCGGGCGTGCTCGGCAGCATGAAGCTCAACCTGGCCAACGCGCTGCGCTTCACGCAGGAGCGCAAGCAGTTCGGCACGGCCATCGCCGACTTCCCGCTGTCGCGCGAGAAGCTGGCGCGCATGGCGATGCTCGTCTACGCGGTGGAGAGCATGACCTACCGCACCGCGGGCCTGGTCGACGCGCGCCTGTCCGCGCGGGACAAGAGCGCCCCGGACTACGAGGCCCACCTGCTGGCCGCGGTGGAGGAGTACGCCATCGAGTCCTCCATCATGAAGGTGTACGGTTCGGAGGCCCTGGGCCACCTGCTGGATGACGCCGTGCAGCTGCACGGTGGCGCGGGCTTCATCGAGGAGTACCCCATCGAGCGCGCCTACCGCGACGCGCGCGTCAACCGCATCTTCGAGGGCACCAACGAAATCAACCGCATGCTCATCACGGGCATGATCCTCAAGCGCGCGGTGAAGGGGGACTTGCCGCTGTTCTCCATGGCGAAGAACATCGCGGACGAGCTGACGCGCGGTGAGCGTCCTCGCGCCCGCACGGAGGACGCGCTGGCCGCGGAGGAGGTCGCCGCGGAGAGCACCAAGCGCCTGGCGCTGCACGCCCTGCGCATCGCCGCCGAGAAGTTCGGGCCGGAGCTGGAGAAGCACCAGGAGGTGCTCGCCGCGCTCTCCGACGTGATGATGGACGCGTTCGCCCTGGACTCGCTCGTCACGCGCACCCGGCAGGTGGCCGCCGGTGGGAAGGTGGACCCGGTGAGGCTGGCGCTGGTGCGCCTGTTCGCGTTCGACAGCGCGCCGCGCGTGTACGAGCGCACCCGCCGCGCCCTGTGCGCCACGCTGGAGGGAGACGCGCTGGACAAGGAGCTGACGCGCCTGCGCACGCTGGACGTCTTCACGCCGTACAACCCGGCCCACCTGCGCGAGACGGTGGTGACCGCCGTCGAGGCCGCCGGCGGCTACCCCTACACGGAGTAG
- a CDS encoding phosphatase domain-containing protein — MLLTPVLGQPERVMLQGRVLKEAPGDGSSALTRNVRRLAARNWEGAKVSVRFQGVTATLTSGHDGGFEVNLMPPPGKRFEEGASEAEAWVEGAITSARVEVVSASTPLLVVSDFDDTVVVTQVTKPTKLVQTALLKDADELEVVPGMAALYGCLRGSVPSAFALVSGSPVQYLPRVKAFLTRHDFPASFGVYLRDLGPGSLSDYKQPIIRRLLTQFPQPVVLVGDSGEKDPEVYAQIREEFPGRVKAIYIRDAGRTKDTQRFTDMVLFQDARQAAEHAVGLGLADAACVASALPKPAQTPPATANQTPP, encoded by the coding sequence GTGTTGCTGACACCTGTGTTGGGGCAGCCGGAGCGGGTGATGTTGCAGGGGCGGGTGTTGAAGGAAGCGCCCGGCGATGGGAGCTCCGCGTTGACGCGCAACGTGCGTCGGCTGGCGGCTCGCAACTGGGAGGGCGCGAAGGTGTCGGTGCGCTTCCAGGGTGTCACGGCGACCCTCACCAGCGGGCATGACGGTGGGTTCGAGGTGAACCTCATGCCGCCCCCGGGCAAGCGGTTCGAGGAGGGCGCGTCCGAGGCGGAGGCGTGGGTGGAGGGGGCCATCACCTCGGCGCGGGTGGAGGTGGTGTCCGCGTCGACGCCGCTGCTCGTCGTCTCCGACTTCGACGACACGGTGGTGGTGACGCAGGTGACGAAGCCGACGAAGCTGGTGCAGACGGCGCTGCTCAAGGACGCGGACGAGCTGGAGGTGGTGCCGGGCATGGCGGCGCTCTACGGGTGCTTGCGGGGCAGCGTGCCCTCGGCGTTCGCGCTGGTGAGTGGCTCGCCCGTCCAGTACCTGCCCCGGGTGAAGGCGTTCCTGACGCGGCATGACTTCCCCGCAAGCTTCGGCGTGTACCTGAGGGATTTGGGACCTGGCTCGCTGTCTGACTACAAGCAGCCCATCATCCGCCGGCTGCTCACGCAGTTCCCGCAGCCCGTGGTGCTGGTGGGGGACTCGGGGGAGAAGGACCCGGAGGTCTACGCGCAGATTCGCGAGGAGTTCCCCGGACGTGTGAAGGCCATCTACATCCGTGACGCGGGGCGCACGAAGGACACGCAGCGCTTCACGGACATGGTGCTCTTCCAGGACGCGCGTCAGGCGGCGGAGCACGCGGTGGGGCTGGGGCTCGCGGACGCGGCCTGTGTCGCGAGCGCGCTGCCGAAGCCCGCGCAGACTCCGCCCGCGACGGCCAATCAGACACCTCCGTGA